CTTACGCACCCACAGTGCGTAAGCACCTACGAGTTAATCGACAGTCTCTGTCAACGCGCTATTCCACCTACACGAAACAAGGTTAAGTGGAAATAACGCGCACTGAGCGCGTTATTGTCTAAGACGGATCGAAATAGAGCGTTCACACAGCGCTATTTGCCTGCGGCGAGAACTTAACGCTTCTGCAGCTCGTTATTTTTTGCGGGCTAGGGGGAGGGACATGCAAATAACGCTTCGAGAGCGCTTTATGGCCAGGATAAGGGGTCATGGTGAGTGGTGGAAGTTAACATAACGTTGATTCGGACCTCTTCAGCGTACATTCGCCCTCGGCAGGTCAGGCAGGTCAGGCAGGTCAGGCAGGTCAGGCAGGTCAGGCAGGTCAGGCAGGTCAGGCAGGTCAGGCAGGTCAGGCAGGTCAGGCAGGTCAGGCAGGTCAGGCAGGTCAGGCAGGTCAGGCAGGTCAGGCAGGTCAGGCAGGTCAGGCAGGTCAGGCAGGTCAGGCAGGTCAGGCAGGTTGAGCCGCGGTGGCGCTACCGAACCAACAAGCGTTGCTTGGATTGTTGCTTGTCCTTGCCGGCATCCGCTTCGGAACTAACTCTGTCATCAAAAAACTCCATCGCCACTTGCTTGTCATTGAAAGGCCGTTGGGAGTTCCCAAGGATTTGCACCGTCTCGTGTCCCTTTCCGGCAATAACCACGGCGTCTCCATGCCTCGCCCGTTCAAGGGCGGTCCATATTGCCTCGCGCCTGTCCGCAATTACAGCGTACCTCGATGGTGAAACCCCATTCTGATGATACACGCGCACCATGTCGTGGAAAATCCTCTCCGGGTCTTCGTTTCGTGTGTGGTCTAAAGTCAAAATTGGATAGAAACTGTGCTCCAGGGCTATCTGGGCCATAATGGGTCGTTTTTCTCTGTCCCTATCGCCCTCGCAGCCAAACACACAGTAGATTTGTCCACTCACGATGTGCCGCGCCGTTTCGAGCAACTGCTGCAGCGCGTCAGGCGTGTGTGCGTAATCAACGATGACGGTTATCCCTGTCTCAGATAGAAAACTATCAAACCGACCCTCCACACCACGAAAATCCTCTAAGGCGGATATTAACGCGTCGAGCGGTATGTCTTCGGCAAGTCCTGTGCAGACCGCTGCCAGCGCGTTGTAAACGTTATGATGGCCGGGGAGCTTCCAGTGCACGGCTCTCTCGGTGTCCTTAGTTGTGATTGTGAAGGAAGTGCCGGACGGCGTGATTTGAATATCACTCGCTCGCACATCTGCCGATTTGGACAGACCGTAGCGAAGGACTGTTGCCTGCGTCACGGAGGCAAATTCGCGCCAACTTCCATCGTCAATGTTTAACACGGCGAAAGGTGCTCGTCCGTTTTCGGCAGGTTGGAGCCCTGAGAACAGCAACTTTTTTGCATTGCGGTACTCAGTCATGGTGCGGTGATAGTCAAGGTGATCGTGCGTCAAATTCGTGAAGACAGCCGCGTGAAATGCAGCGTGTCTCAGGCGTCCCATCGCAAGCGCATGCGAGGAGGCTTCGATAACCGCGTATTGTGCGCCATGCCCAACCATCGTGTTGAGATAACGTTGGATTTCCAGACTCTCAGGTGTGGTGTTCTTTGTCCGCTCGAAATGGTTCACGACTTGCATACCCATTGTTCCAATCGATCCGCTGACATACCCCACCCGATTGAAGATGTGCTGCAGCAGATGTACCGACGTTGTTTTACCGTTTGTCCCGGTGATCCCGATGAGTTTTAGCTTGCGACTCGGGTGGTCGTAAAACCGTGCGGCGACGACGGCCAACGCCGACCTCGTATCTTGCACGACAATCACTGGGACAGTATTTATGGCTGGAAGTTCACGTTCAGCAAGGATGGCGGCCGCACCGCTGGACACCGCATCATTTGCATAGCGATGACCGTCCTCAAGGTGTCCGGTCAGGCAGACAAATAAGTCACCGCGTCTCACGGTCCTTGAATCAAACGAAATGTTCTGGACATCCAACTGATGAACTTTGTTCCAAACCTGATGCGCTTTGTTCAAACAGATATCGTCCAATCCAGACAATAAGACTTCCAGGTTCATGGGCACATCCCTTTGGGCTTGGATTCGTTCATTGCGCGTTCGTGTTGTGCTTGGATTCGTTTGTTGCGTGTTCGTGCTCATTGTGAGTGTCCGATTAGGACGTAATGTAAACCTATGAAGACCAATCAAGACCAATCAAGACCAATCAAGACCAATCAAGACCAATCAAGACCAATCAAGACCAATCAAGACCAATCAAGACCTGCTGAGGAAGCTTTGACGTCCCTATATGTTGGGCGGATTCCCATGGGTTTCATAATGTCGGCGGTCAGTAACCATGTTATCGTCTGTGTACCACGGGCACGACGATGTGAAACACTTGAGTTCCGTCATGACGTGCTAAGACGGTTTGACAACAAAAACGCCGAAGCCTGAAATTCAGGCACGGGGGAACCAATTGTTGGGGTGAAACCACAGATTGTGGTCGGGGATCTTCCTATCCGAACCCGTCAGCTAACCTCGTAGGCGACAAGGAGGAACTATGAAAACGAAACTTGCCGCACTTGTAACTGCCATGTCGGCTCTGGCGGGCACTGCAGGTTTGGTCCCCACAGCAATGGCCGCTACATCACAGAATTCAGATGTCGTTGTCCACAGCGTATTACTACGCGCTACCCCAAGTTGGGGAGCCGCTGGACTGGAACGCCTGCAACCAGGTGCTCACCTTAGTGAAGAGGGTCGCTCCGGGCTTTGGATCCATGTGCAGGCTCCGAACGGCATGGCCGGGTATGTAGTGAACGATCCGTATTATGTACAAACCGCGACAACAGCAACGAAGTCAGCTCTCGCATCAACAGCGACCAGTTACGGCACTGCTGCAACGACCACTACTGCAACCACTACTGCAACGACCACTACTGCAACCACTACTACACCAGGACCCCATTCAACATCTGGGTCAGGTTTAATGACATCTCCAACAATGAACTTCCAGTTGCCACCCGGCGTATCACTTGACCCAGCGGTTACTTCGTTAGCGGGCGTAAACGCGAGTCAACAAGCAAAAGCGAACGCAGTCCTACAGATTGCGGCGAGTAAGTTGGGTACGCCGTACATCTGGGGCCACAACGAGGATCGTGGTCAGTACGGTTTTGATTGCTCCAACTTCACGGCCTACGTCTACCACCACGCTCTCGGCTACAAAATGAGCGGGGCATCACAGGTCCAGTATCACAGTGTAGGATGGACCGTTCCTGTCAGCAGTATGCGTCCAGGAGACCTCGTGATCTTTGACAACGGTGGTCACGTCGGCATCTACGCTGGAAATGGAGTGATGATTCAGGAAGGCGGAGGATTAGGGAAGGTTGGTTATCTGAAATTGACACCCGGTTCCTACTGGTACAATCATATTTCCGCTGTAAGAAGGATGTTCTAAGAACGAATTTGTTGGTTTTTCTGAGGCTTCGGGAGACGGATGTCCAGCAACCCGTTTGATGGATGTGACTTAACGAGCAAATTTTGTGGGGCCAGACGCAGTGCGTCTGGCCCTTTTCGCATATCTTTCATGTCTTTTCATGTCTTTTCATGTCTTTCGTGTCTTTCATATATTTCATATCTTTCTCTTCTGTCACGTTGTGCGCACCGTTACGGAACGAAAAAGGTTCATTCAGAATCCGAACTGTCAGCGCACAACGAGAGCAACACCGACCATGATGACACCGATGCCGACCCAGCGGATGGTCGAGATATGTTCATGGAAAAAGGCGATGGCGAGTACTGCGGTGAGTACATATGCGAGGCTTTGCATGGGGTAGAGCATGCTGATGGGCAGGCGAGAGATGAGGTATATCCAGACCACAGTGGCAAGCCCGTAGAGGACGATGCCAGCAAAGATATACGGTGTGAAAAGCGCCATGAACGCACCGCTCATGCCACGGATGGGGTGGTGGGCAATGCCGGTCTTCCAAAGCATCTGTCCGGCTACAAGGAGGAGAATATTTAGAGCGATAAGTGCTGCATTCATCATTCGTGAATCTCCTGTCGTTGGCGTCGGGATTGGGCCGCGGTAATGACGGGCGATGCAGATGTGACCGATGCAGATGAGGAAGCAGCAGAAGATACGGCCGCTGGCCCTTGTCCGGTTGCTCCTTGGTTCGGTTCATCTTTCTGCATCCACTGGCTAATCAGTAGATGGTTGAGCTCGCGGTGATGTCGAACGATGGTGTCGAGAATGAGTCCCGATGTGAGTGAGATGGTGGCAAGTACCATGAAGCCGACCGCGAGAATGGCCGATGGCACCTTCCATATGTAATGCGCGTTAATGTACTCAAGAATCACCGGCGTGCCGACGGCGAGGCCGCAGATGAAAAAAATTCCAGCGAGCGATCCGAAAAACATGAGCGGTCGGTAATCTTTGAAGATCCAGAACACGGTCTTGATGACCCGTGCGCCGTCGCGAAACGTATTGAGTTTGGATTCGCTGCCCTCCGGCCGGTCGCGGTAGTCAATGGGCACCTCGACAATGCGAAATTGCTTGTCCAAAGCACTTAAGGTCATTTCGGTCTCGATTTCAAATCCTTCACTCATAACCACGATGTTTTTGACAAAGGTGCGACTGAATACGCGGTATCCGGTCATGATGTCACGGAGCCTGGTATGGAATAACCAGTTAATGAGCCCGCGCACGATCCGGTTTCCAAAGTGGTGGAATGGACGTTTGTTCTCGCTGACATAGCTGCCGTTAGACAGCCTGTCGCCAATGGCCATGTCAGCTTCGCCAGCGAGAACCGGATCCATCAACTGATGTACAAATTCGGCTGGGTAGGTGTCGTCGCCGTCCATCATGATGTAGATGTCCGCATCAATACCCCGAAACATGGAGCGGACAACATTGCCCTTGCCCTGTTTTCGCTCACTTCGAACAATGGCCCCAGCACGTACTGCGACCGATTTGGTCTCGTCGGTAGAGTTGTTGTCGTACACGTAGATATCAGCCGTCGGCAATTCTCGACGAAAGTCGCGGACGACCTTACCAATCGTGCGGGCCTCGTTGTAACACGGAATCAGGACAGCAATCTTCACGTACAAACTCATTCCTTTAGCCTGCTATATTCAACCCTACTGTAGCACATCTATCCCCCTGAAACACCCTATCGAAGCATCCAATGTAAAGCCGCACTATAAGCGGTAAGCACGATTGGAGCATTCCATTCGAAGTCCGACTATGGGTGTACAGCCTATCGGAACATCTAATGTGAAGCGCCCTATCGGACCCACCATTGAAATGTACTATTTGAGCAGCGTCTGAAATTGAGGGCTTGAGCGGACCGGATCGAAATCCTTCTCTGTGCGCGCGGCAATTTTGGTGCTTTGACTGATGGCTTCGGCTTGCTTCAGATACTGAACGACATGCGCTACATCTCCGCGACGTCCGTAGATACTTGCGATGCCATAGTAGGCCCAGGCTTTCCACCACTGGTCATTCGCGAGCGGGATAGCGGTCTGATATGTCGCAATCGCCTCATTATAGTGCCCATACAGTTCTAGTCCAAGGGCTTTGTTAAAGAGACCGTAGCCATAGTTCGGTTGAAGCTGCAGCGCTGTGTTGATGGCGCTCATACCTTGGTTGTAATGCCCTGCAAAACAGAGTGCGATGCCTTTGATGGTGTACGCAGCGTAATTGCCTGGGTCCTGCGCGATGGCCGTAGTTTCGTCTGCGATGGCAGTCTGGTAATTGTGGCTGCTGAAGGCCTTCGCACCGGCCTGATAGAGATGCCCTGAGGTGTTCTGACTGGATAGGGATGGCTCGAGTAATTTCGCGTATTCGGGCAATGTGGTCGAGTCCAGAACGGTAAGTCTATGAAGGGTGAGCGGGCCTTGGGTAAGGTTTGCGTAGCCCTGATGCTGGGTGGTAGCAAGGAGAAATCCGCCTTGCTTAACGACTTGTACGGTGGCAGCAGTGTATCCACCATCTGGATAACAAAAGTACTTTATCGGGCGACCGGTGAATTGCTGTAGAAATGTCGCGTCGCCATCAATCTCTTGCTGCTGTGCTGTGATGGAGAGTTTCGAGAGATCGAGATGGTGTTCGGTGTGGTCTTCGATGTCTACCAGGTTCGACTTCATCATGTCTTTCAGTTCGGACACAGTGAGGGTGGGGAACGTCTTGTTGTTGTCAGCTGGGTTCGTATGAGTAAAGGCCTTGACGATAAAGAATGTTGCTTGGAAGTTGTATTTTTTGAGGAGTGGCAAAACCTTTGTATCCATACTTTCGTAACCATCATCAAAGGTGATGACAACGGGGCGCGAAGGCAGTTGATAGCCATAGTAAAAGGCAGCGTAAAGCTGACCCAGGTTTACTGGATGGAACTGATTTTGCTTGAGCCACGCAAACTCAGCGTCGAGCTGTCCGGGTTTCAGAGTAGCAATATCTCCTGGTACGTAATCTGCGTCGTGATACTCCAGTATGGGAACAGACAACGAGTAATTGGGCGTTTGTGTTTTCCTGACTTCGTAGGTCTTTGGGTCCGAGATCCACGTGACACCCGTAGAAAGACCTGTGGATTTTGTCTGCGTTTGGCCTGCAGCTTGAGCGGAATTCGTGGGTTGAACGGAGTTCGCTTGTTGAGTTGACTGCACTGAAGAATTGAGGTTTGCAGATGCAGGCCTTGATGGATTATTGCAACCTGCAAGGAGCAACACGACAGAGGTTGTAAGGATGGTTTTCAACCAATGGTTTATGACTGCCATCTCCCGAACTCGAATTATCTTCGAATTATCGCGTTCTGATATCATAGCACATTCGACGAGGATGGCGCTTTTGTGCTCCGCTTCTATGTGGTCTGATGTGTTACACTGACAAAAGTGGACAAAAATTGACGCGTCGATTGTGCTGCTGTGGGTGTTGGATGACGCGATCGAATGACGCGATCGAATGACGCGATCGAATGACGCGATCGAATGACGCTGTTGGCGTTGACTGACGATGCAGGATATGGAAGCGAAAGGTTGGACAGGCGGATGCGGGAGAGAGTGAAACGTGTTTGGACAGGACGTTTAGGGATATGGATCGTGTTGCTTCTGGCCCTCGCCATCCGCTTGGAGACGATTCATAGATATGGACTTGGACTCAACTTACACAGCGACGACCAGGGTTACACCAACAGTGCCATCTGGCTGTTGCAGCGTGGAGTCTACGGATTCTACACACCCCATCACTCAACTTTACATATGATGCCAGGCATAACTATTTTGCTTGCTGGCGTGTTTTTCGTATTTGGTACAGGCGTGCACGGAATTTACGCGGCCAAGATTGTGATGAGTATTATTGGCGTCATCGGGATCTTCGGCATCTATCTGGTTGGCAGTAAGGTTTTCTCAAAACCCGTTGGATTGATTGCGGCTCTTCTTGCAGCGGTATATATCCCGGGTGTGGAAACAGATACTCTGCTTCTGACTGAATCGCCATTTTTCGTGTCTTCCACCTTCTTCTTCTATTTTATCCTCCGGGCTGGTGAAGAACACCGCGCAAGATTCCTATACTATGGCACCATTTTCTATGTTCTCGGCATCTACTTTCGACCGACGATTGCCGCCTACCCAATTGTCGCTTTGGTGTATCTACTCATGAAGCGGTATCCCGTTGGCCGGTTGATGAAACAGGCCGGGGTTGTCGCTTTGCTTATCGTTGCACTGATGAGCCCATGGTGGATCCGCAACGCGATGACGTTTCATCACTTTGTCCCACTCACGGATGGAACGGGAAACCCACTCTTACTTGGTACGTTCCAGGGTCACGGCTATCCAGCGCCCGCCACGGCTGACCAGGAAATCAAGTTTCTGAAGCAGCTGCACCCCGAACTGAGGCCGACGAAAGACCATGAGGTCGCTTGGTTTGCCTTGCAAACCCAGGTAGCGAAACAGCGCATGGTGGAGTGGCTAAGGTCCAACCCTCGCTCGTTCTTTGATTCGTTCTTGCTGATAAAACCGCGCTTTCTCTGGTACCGCGCGTACTACCCGATTGAGATTTACAGACTGAAGACAGCCTTGATGTGGAACGTCCAACATACATTGGTCAACCTTTCTCTTCTGGGCTACCTTATCGCACTCTTGTTTGGCCGTAAGCGA
The Alicyclobacillus curvatus genome window above contains:
- a CDS encoding UDP-N-acetylmuramoyl-L-alanyl-D-glutamate--2,6-diaminopimelate ligase, whose amino-acid sequence is MSTNTQQTNPSTTRTRNERIQAQRDVPMNLEVLLSGLDDICLNKAHQVWNKVHQLDVQNISFDSRTVRRGDLFVCLTGHLEDGHRYANDAVSSGAAAILAERELPAINTVPVIVVQDTRSALAVVAARFYDHPSRKLKLIGITGTNGKTTSVHLLQHIFNRVGYVSGSIGTMGMQVVNHFERTKNTTPESLEIQRYLNTMVGHGAQYAVIEASSHALAMGRLRHAAFHAAVFTNLTHDHLDYHRTMTEYRNAKKLLFSGLQPAENGRAPFAVLNIDDGSWREFASVTQATVLRYGLSKSADVRASDIQITPSGTSFTITTKDTERAVHWKLPGHHNVYNALAAVCTGLAEDIPLDALISALEDFRGVEGRFDSFLSETGITVIVDYAHTPDALQQLLETARHIVSGQIYCVFGCEGDRDREKRPIMAQIALEHSFYPILTLDHTRNEDPERIFHDMVRVYHQNGVSPSRYAVIADRREAIWTALERARHGDAVVIAGKGHETVQILGNSQRPFNDKQVAMEFFDDRVSSEADAGKDKQQSKQRLLVR
- a CDS encoding C40 family peptidase, which gives rise to MKTKLAALVTAMSALAGTAGLVPTAMAATSQNSDVVVHSVLLRATPSWGAAGLERLQPGAHLSEEGRSGLWIHVQAPNGMAGYVVNDPYYVQTATTATKSALASTATSYGTAATTTTATTTATTTTATTTTPGPHSTSGSGLMTSPTMNFQLPPGVSLDPAVTSLAGVNASQQAKANAVLQIAASKLGTPYIWGHNEDRGQYGFDCSNFTAYVYHHALGYKMSGASQVQYHSVGWTVPVSSMRPGDLVIFDNGGHVGIYAGNGVMIQEGGGLGKVGYLKLTPGSYWYNHISAVRRMF
- a CDS encoding EamA family transporter: MMNAALIALNILLLVAGQMLWKTGIAHHPIRGMSGAFMALFTPYIFAGIVLYGLATVVWIYLISRLPISMLYPMQSLAYVLTAVLAIAFFHEHISTIRWVGIGVIMVGVALVVR
- a CDS encoding glycosyltransferase; amino-acid sequence: MKIAVLIPCYNEARTIGKVVRDFRRELPTADIYVYDNNSTDETKSVAVRAGAIVRSERKQGKGNVVRSMFRGIDADIYIMMDGDDTYPAEFVHQLMDPVLAGEADMAIGDRLSNGSYVSENKRPFHHFGNRIVRGLINWLFHTRLRDIMTGYRVFSRTFVKNIVVMSEGFEIETEMTLSALDKQFRIVEVPIDYRDRPEGSESKLNTFRDGARVIKTVFWIFKDYRPLMFFGSLAGIFFICGLAVGTPVILEYINAHYIWKVPSAILAVGFMVLATISLTSGLILDTIVRHHRELNHLLISQWMQKDEPNQGATGQGPAAVSSAASSSASVTSASPVITAAQSRRQRQEIHE
- a CDS encoding polysaccharide deacetylase family protein translates to MAVINHWLKTILTTSVVLLLAGCNNPSRPASANLNSSVQSTQQANSVQPTNSAQAAGQTQTKSTGLSTGVTWISDPKTYEVRKTQTPNYSLSVPILEYHDADYVPGDIATLKPGQLDAEFAWLKQNQFHPVNLGQLYAAFYYGYQLPSRPVVITFDDGYESMDTKVLPLLKKYNFQATFFIVKAFTHTNPADNNKTFPTLTVSELKDMMKSNLVDIEDHTEHHLDLSKLSITAQQQEIDGDATFLQQFTGRPIKYFCYPDGGYTAATVQVVKQGGFLLATTQHQGYANLTQGPLTLHRLTVLDSTTLPEYAKLLEPSLSSQNTSGHLYQAGAKAFSSHNYQTAIADETTAIAQDPGNYAAYTIKGIALCFAGHYNQGMSAINTALQLQPNYGYGLFNKALGLELYGHYNEAIATYQTAIPLANDQWWKAWAYYGIASIYGRRGDVAHVVQYLKQAEAISQSTKIAARTEKDFDPVRSSPQFQTLLK
- a CDS encoding glycosyltransferase family 39 protein, with protein sequence MKRVWTGRLGIWIVLLLALAIRLETIHRYGLGLNLHSDDQGYTNSAIWLLQRGVYGFYTPHHSTLHMMPGITILLAGVFFVFGTGVHGIYAAKIVMSIIGVIGIFGIYLVGSKVFSKPVGLIAALLAAVYIPGVETDTLLLTESPFFVSSTFFFYFILRAGEEHRARFLYYGTIFYVLGIYFRPTIAAYPIVALVYLLMKRYPVGRLMKQAGVVALLIVALMSPWWIRNAMTFHHFVPLTDGTGNPLLLGTFQGHGYPAPATADQEIKFLKQLHPELRPTKDHEVAWFALQTQVAKQRMVEWLRSNPRSFFDSFLLIKPRFLWYRAYYPIEIYRLKTALMWNVQHTLVNLSLLGYLIALLFGRKRRLEVTLILVTFAYYTALYCLYFSYARYAEPSMPLMLMGIPAGLWGLWMLGRRLTSRNRQAAATE